From a region of the Nitrospira sp. genome:
- a CDS encoding ketoacyl-ACP synthase III: MIRARIIGTGSYLPSRVVSNEEIAPTLNLSPARIQRLTGIRARHWAGDHEAPSDLGIEAGRRALDAAGATASSIEAIVLSTTSPDMVFPSTACAVQRGLGCKQVGAFDVSASCSGFLYGLSMAQAMVQSGQVKTCLVVASEVKSRSLDPQDAATALLFGDGAGAVLIRGEEDQCPERRGILGIRLFADGSHHGLIRIPGGGSRRPLSSDTLNKREHVLRMQGAALFRLAIRRVEQAVLDILKEFGIRPADLKQVVLHQANGRILTQVADRLGIEPGRLASVIEHYGNTSSASLPIALDHAVRSGNISTGDLVLLGSFGGGLTWATGLVRW; this comes from the coding sequence ATGATTCGAGCCCGGATTATTGGAACTGGCAGCTATCTCCCGTCCCGGGTCGTGTCCAATGAAGAGATTGCTCCTACGCTGAATTTGTCCCCGGCCAGAATCCAACGGCTTACCGGTATCCGGGCGCGCCATTGGGCCGGTGATCACGAAGCGCCATCTGATCTGGGGATTGAGGCGGGGCGCCGGGCGCTCGATGCTGCGGGGGCTACGGCTTCTTCTATCGAGGCCATCGTTCTTTCCACGACCTCGCCTGATATGGTCTTTCCGTCCACGGCCTGTGCTGTTCAACGCGGATTAGGATGCAAACAAGTGGGGGCGTTTGATGTGTCTGCCTCCTGTTCGGGATTCTTGTATGGACTTTCGATGGCGCAAGCCATGGTTCAGAGCGGACAGGTAAAGACCTGCCTGGTTGTGGCCTCAGAGGTAAAGTCTCGATCGCTCGATCCTCAGGATGCTGCGACAGCGCTGTTGTTCGGTGATGGGGCTGGGGCCGTCCTAATTCGAGGCGAGGAAGATCAATGCCCGGAACGGCGGGGGATTCTCGGAATCAGGTTGTTTGCCGATGGGTCGCACCACGGGCTCATTCGGATCCCCGGTGGAGGATCACGCAGGCCCCTGTCATCCGACACGTTGAACAAACGGGAGCACGTGCTTCGTATGCAGGGAGCGGCGCTGTTTCGCCTAGCCATTCGACGGGTCGAGCAGGCTGTGCTGGACATCCTGAAGGAATTCGGCATCCGTCCGGCGGACCTGAAGCAGGTTGTGCTCCACCAGGCGAACGGCCGAATTCTGACCCAAGTGGCGGATCGGCTGGGTATTGAGCCGGGCCGACTCGCGTCGGTCATCGAACACTATGGCAATACGTCCTCTGCGTCTCTTCCGATCGCGCTCGATCATGCGGTCCGCAGCGGGAACATTTCGACGGGGGATTTGGTGCTGCTGGGCAGCTTTGGCGGTGGGCTGACATGGGCAACCGGTCTTGTTCGGTGGTAA
- a CDS encoding response regulator transcription factor → MGSTNHKKILIVEDEQDILQLVKLYLEKEGLRPVTAMNGLEALKKVKEDKPDLVVLDLMLPEMDGLEVCKRLRSAADTAMLPIIMLTAKAEESDTIVGLELGADDYVTKPFSPKALVARVKALLRRVERSPTTGPDLYRYDTLTMNLSRHEVSLGKQEIPLTAKEFGLLEHLLRHRGRVLTREVLLNAVWGYDYYGTTRTVDVHIRRLKQKLPLLEEAIVSVKSLGYKLKDFDGSG, encoded by the coding sequence ATGGGTTCCACCAATCACAAGAAAATCCTCATAGTCGAGGATGAGCAGGATATTCTGCAGCTCGTCAAACTCTATCTGGAAAAGGAGGGGCTTCGCCCTGTCACGGCGATGAACGGGCTCGAGGCGCTCAAGAAAGTCAAAGAAGACAAACCTGATCTCGTCGTCCTCGACCTGATGCTGCCCGAGATGGACGGGCTCGAAGTCTGCAAGCGGCTGCGTTCCGCAGCGGATACCGCGATGCTGCCAATCATTATGTTGACGGCAAAAGCTGAAGAATCGGACACGATCGTTGGGCTCGAGTTGGGCGCCGATGATTACGTAACCAAGCCCTTCAGCCCCAAAGCGCTCGTCGCCAGGGTCAAAGCCCTGCTGCGTCGGGTGGAGCGCTCACCGACTACCGGCCCGGATCTGTACCGCTATGATACGCTCACGATGAATTTGTCCCGCCATGAGGTCAGCCTTGGTAAACAAGAGATCCCCTTGACCGCGAAAGAATTCGGCCTGCTGGAGCATCTGCTTCGGCATCGCGGTCGCGTGCTGACCCGCGAGGTGCTGCTCAATGCCGTGTGGGGATACGACTACTATGGCACGACCAGAACCGTCGACGTGCATATCCGCCGTCTGAAGCAAAAACTCCCGCTCCTCGAAGAAGCCATCGTATCCGTCAAATCCCTCGGATACAAACTGAAAGATTTCGACGGATCAGGATGA
- a CDS encoding PAS domain-containing protein, producing the protein MTWSIRWKVTVGTLAAVVCGLVLAGVILVQFFERQALLELRAVLETKTQLVEYAVQPLFHSDSSPPTPASLQETARDLSNRASARITLIAANGTVLADSAVRDIDLSAMENHRSRPEIQQAFSTGQGQDIRMSHTTGERTMYRAVLLRQPQPAPPIVVRVSLPMVVLDRELSELRQQLFLAFGIALLVALTVSIWLAHSISRPLSDIAAAAQYLSSGSRVLPIRASTQDEVGLLATTLNHVAEQLHAKIDELSEDRAQLLAVLTSMVEGVMVLDYRGQVLQINPALERMFGISRVEARGRPCAELFRHQQLNDLVTAILQSRAPHEDEIMLPLSGRYLQIEASPAGGERENEACIVLVFHDITELRRLEKIRKDFVANVSHELRTPLTSIKGYVEALLDGAKDDPPVAAKFLEIILRQSDRLNLIIEDLLELSKIESGRVLLKAEPLELRTIVDRTLSIMKPIADKNRHRLVTVIDPSLPSVAGDEGRLVQVLTNLLDNAIKYTPAGGTITVGAKLIPSFGTDHPAKTIELSVADTGIGIPEQDRPRVFERFYRVDKARSRELGGTGLGLAIVKHIVEGHGGHVWVEANQPQGSRFVVRLPLSPKARGLAQVTEASRA; encoded by the coding sequence ATGACTTGGTCGATTCGATGGAAAGTGACGGTCGGCACGCTCGCGGCGGTCGTCTGTGGCCTCGTGCTCGCCGGAGTGATCCTGGTTCAATTCTTCGAGCGACAGGCCCTCCTCGAACTGAGGGCGGTGCTGGAAACGAAAACCCAGCTCGTTGAATACGCGGTCCAACCGCTGTTTCACTCAGACTCTTCACCTCCGACACCGGCTTCCCTGCAAGAGACGGCGCGAGACCTCAGCAACCGCGCATCCGCTCGCATCACGTTGATTGCCGCAAACGGAACGGTGCTTGCCGATAGCGCCGTACGGGATATCGACCTATCCGCCATGGAGAACCATCGGTCTCGGCCTGAGATCCAACAAGCTTTTTCCACAGGACAGGGGCAGGACATCCGGATGAGTCACACCACCGGCGAGCGAACGATGTACCGTGCCGTCCTGCTGCGGCAACCTCAGCCCGCTCCGCCGATCGTCGTGCGTGTGAGCCTTCCCATGGTTGTGTTGGATCGCGAGCTTTCTGAATTGCGTCAACAGCTCTTTCTGGCTTTCGGCATCGCGCTCCTCGTCGCCCTCACGGTAAGTATCTGGCTGGCTCACAGTATCAGCAGGCCCCTTTCGGACATTGCGGCGGCGGCCCAGTACTTGAGCTCCGGCAGCCGGGTCCTTCCCATCCGAGCCAGTACGCAGGACGAGGTCGGTCTTTTGGCCACGACGCTCAATCACGTGGCGGAGCAGCTTCACGCGAAGATCGACGAACTCTCGGAAGATCGCGCTCAACTGCTTGCCGTGCTCACCTCGATGGTCGAAGGCGTCATGGTGCTGGACTACCGCGGCCAGGTCTTGCAGATTAACCCGGCCCTCGAACGCATGTTCGGCATTTCTCGAGTGGAAGCCCGTGGACGTCCATGCGCGGAGCTCTTCCGCCATCAACAACTCAACGATCTGGTGACGGCCATTCTCCAATCTCGCGCCCCCCATGAGGATGAAATCATGCTGCCGCTCAGCGGGCGGTATCTCCAAATCGAAGCATCCCCGGCGGGAGGTGAACGGGAAAACGAAGCCTGTATCGTCTTGGTGTTCCATGACATCACCGAACTGCGGCGTCTGGAAAAAATACGGAAGGACTTTGTTGCGAATGTCTCACATGAACTTCGGACTCCGCTCACGTCCATCAAAGGCTACGTTGAAGCACTTCTCGACGGCGCCAAAGACGACCCCCCCGTCGCCGCAAAGTTCCTGGAAATCATCCTCAGACAAAGCGATCGTCTCAATTTGATCATTGAAGACCTCCTCGAGCTGTCGAAGATCGAATCGGGCCGGGTCCTGTTGAAAGCGGAGCCCCTTGAGTTGCGCACCATCGTCGACCGGACCCTGTCGATCATGAAACCGATCGCCGACAAGAATCGGCATCGGCTCGTCACCGTGATCGACCCGTCGCTCCCCTCAGTGGCGGGCGACGAAGGCCGGCTCGTGCAAGTCTTGACCAATCTGCTCGATAACGCGATCAAGTATACGCCGGCAGGTGGGACCATCACCGTCGGCGCCAAGCTCATCCCTTCCTTTGGGACTGATCACCCGGCGAAGACGATCGAGCTCAGCGTCGCCGACACCGGAATCGGGATTCCCGAACAGGATCGTCCCCGCGTCTTCGAGCGCTTTTATCGTGTCGACAAAGCCCGATCCCGAGAGCTGGGCGGCACAGGGCTTGGGCTCGCCATCGTGAAACATATTGTGGAAGGACATGGAGGGCACGTGTGGGTAGAAGCCAATCAGCCGCAAGGCAGTCGATTCGTCGTTCGCCTGCCGCTCAGCCCCAAAGCCAGAGGTCTGGCTCAAGTGACGGAAGCAAGTAGGGCATGA
- a CDS encoding methyltransferase domain-containing protein, whose amino-acid sequence MHSAVNPSSILQTAFGFWGSKVLLTAVEVGLFTTLADRRLTGTELGRELHLHPRAIADFFDALVSMKFLDRDGDGPEAKYFNTPEGAVFLDEASPRYIGGLLIMLNARLFKFWNDLPQALRTGRPQNEVKHGQKGMFEELYSNVPRLEQFMGAMTGASRINFETFAEKFDFSRFRTLCDVGGATGLLSIEVAKRHPHLTCTSFDLPVVEPIAKKHIAASGLEARVSTASGDFFKDPLPKADLITMGMILHDWNLEDKMRLIRSAYDALPPGGALVAIEALIDDARRENVQGLLMSLNMLIEFGDAFDYSGADFRRWCGDVGFKRFEVMHLAGPSSAAVAYK is encoded by the coding sequence ATGCACTCTGCCGTAAATCCGTCTTCCATCTTGCAGACCGCCTTTGGGTTTTGGGGGTCCAAGGTCCTGCTCACGGCCGTTGAGGTCGGCCTGTTCACCACACTCGCCGATCGGCGTCTCACCGGCACGGAGCTGGGCAGGGAATTGCACCTCCATCCACGCGCCATCGCCGACTTTTTTGACGCGCTTGTGTCGATGAAGTTTCTCGACCGAGACGGCGACGGACCCGAGGCAAAATATTTCAACACGCCCGAAGGTGCCGTGTTCCTGGACGAAGCCAGCCCACGGTATATCGGCGGGCTTCTGATCATGCTCAACGCACGGCTGTTCAAATTTTGGAACGATCTGCCCCAAGCCTTGCGGACCGGCCGGCCGCAGAACGAAGTCAAACACGGGCAGAAAGGCATGTTCGAGGAACTCTACTCGAACGTGCCCAGGCTGGAACAATTCATGGGTGCGATGACCGGCGCCTCGCGCATCAACTTCGAGACGTTCGCGGAGAAGTTTGATTTTTCTCGATTCCGGACCCTCTGCGACGTCGGCGGCGCGACCGGCCTGCTCAGCATTGAGGTCGCGAAGCGACATCCGCATCTCACCTGTACCAGCTTCGATCTGCCGGTTGTCGAACCGATCGCGAAGAAACACATTGCCGCCTCCGGGCTGGAAGCTCGCGTGAGCACGGCGTCCGGTGACTTCTTCAAGGACCCGTTGCCGAAGGCCGACCTCATCACGATGGGTATGATTCTGCATGACTGGAATCTGGAGGACAAAATGCGCTTGATCCGATCAGCCTACGACGCGTTACCGCCAGGCGGCGCACTCGTCGCCATCGAAGCGTTGATCGATGATGCCCGCCGCGAGAATGTGCAGGGACTACTGATGTCCCTCAACATGCTCATCGAATTCGGCGATGCGTTTGATTATTCCGGCGCGGACTTCCGCCGGTGGTGTGGGGACGTCGGCTTCAAGCGATTCGAGGTCATGCACCTCGCCGGGCCGTCGAGCGCGGCTGTTGCCTATAAATAG